A section of the Macadamia integrifolia cultivar HAES 741 unplaced genomic scaffold, SCU_Mint_v3 scaffold_94A, whole genome shotgun sequence genome encodes:
- the LOC122071789 gene encoding pentatricopeptide repeat-containing protein At5g08305 produces the protein MVKFSSFNGSLNLNNCLISFLDRCKSMLELRQIHALIITFGLSEDDFFMSRVLSFSAVSDSGDIHYSNQVFRHLSNPTIFNWNTIIRGYSRSKNPNGSISIFIEMLRAGVSPDHLTFPFLAKSSARLSSLQHGVAVHNCIAKTGFEFDRFVRNSLIHMYAACGQIISARKLFDEMPQKNLVSWNAMVDGYAKCGDLVAARQTFELMSERDVVSWSSLIDGYVKSGDHREALSLFERMQRLGTKANEVTMVSVLCACAHLGALEQGRMMHHYVNDSAMPLSLALRTSLVDMYAKCGAIDEALAVFHGVPMEQTDVLIWNAMIGGLATHGLVKESLELFKVMQAWGISPDEITYLCLLSACAHGGLVGEAWNFFNLLNTHGMTPKCEHYACMVDVLGRAGRLDKAFQFLDKMPVEPSASTLGALLSGCRMHGRLDLAEEVGRKLIELEPDHDGRYIGLSNVYAVARRWNDARTLREAMEKRGVKKFPGCSFVEVGRTLHKFIAHDKAHPQLVEIYLMLNNIAELMKLDGGNETQDNDTYEIGEDG, from the coding sequence ATGGTGAAATTCTCGTCGTTTAATGGCAGCCTCAATCTAAACAACTGTTTAATCTCCTTTCTAGACCGATGCAAATCAATGTTAGAATTGAGGCAAATCCATGCTTTAATCATAACTTTTGGCCTCTCAGAAGATGATTTTTTCATGTCGAGGgtcctttctttctctgctgTATCTGATTCTGGTGACATCCATTACTCCAATCAGGTCTTTCGTCACCTCTCCAATCCAACCATCTTCAATTGGAATACCATTATAAGGGGTTACTCAAGAAGCAAGAATCCAAATGGGTCTATCtctatttttattgaaatgttgaGGGCTGGAGTTTCACCTGATCATCTTACTTTTCCCTTTCTAGCAAAGTCATCAGCCCGTTTGTCATCATTGCAGCATGGTGTGGCAGTGCATAATTGTATTGCTAAGACTGGGTTTGAGTTTGACCGATTTGTTCGGAATTCTTTGATTCATATGTATGCTGCCTGTGGGCAAATAATTTCTGCCCGGAAgttgtttgatgaaatgccacAAAAGAACTTGGTCTCATGGAATGCCATGGTTGATGGATATGCAAAGTGTGGTGATTTGGTTGCTGCCCGGCAAACCTTTGAATTGATGTCTGAACGGGATGTTGTGTCTTGGAGCTCTTTGATTGATGGGTATGTCAAGAGCGGGGACCATAGGGAGGCCTTAAGTCTCTTTGAAAGAATGCAGCGTCTAGGAACAAAAGCCAATGAAGTTACAATGGTGAGCGTGTTGTGTGCTTGTGCCCATTTAGGTGCTCTCGAACAGGGGAGAATGATGCACCATTATGTGAATGATAGTGCAATGCCTTTGAGTCTGGCTCTACGGACTTCCCTGGTGGACATGTATGCAAAGTGTGGTGCCATTGATGAGGCTCTGGCAGTTTTCCATGGGGTACCAATGGAGCAGACTGATGTATTAATTTGGAATGCGATGATTGGAGGACTTGCTACTCATGGATTGGTTAAAGAGTCGTTGGAATTGTTTAAAGTGATGCAGGCTTGGGGGATCTCCCCAGATGAGATCACTTATCTATGCTTATTGAGTGCATGCGCCCATGGAGGGCTAGTGGGGGAAGCTTGGAACTTCTTCAATTTACTTAATACTCATGGCATGACACCTAAGTGTGAACATTATGCTTGCATGGTCGATGTTCTTGGGCGTGCAGGTCGGTTAGATAAGGCATTCCAGTTTTTAGATAAAATGCCCGTGGAACCCAGTGCTTCCACTTTGGGTGCTCTACTTAGTGGATGTAGGATGCATGGAAGGTTAGATCTTGCGGAAGAAGTTGGAAGGAAGCTCATTGAATTGGAGCCAGATCATGATGGTCGATATATTGGTTTGTCAAATGTCTATGCGGTTGCCAGGCGATGGAATGATGCTAGAACATTGAGAGAAGCCATGGAGAAGAGGGGTGTTAAGAAGTTCCCAGGATGTAGCTTTGTTGAGGTTGGGAGGACTCTTCATAAGTTCATTGCTCATGATAAAGCACATCCTCAATTAGTAGAAATATATTTGATGTTGAATAATATAGCTGAACTGATGAAATTGGATGGTGGTAATGAAACTCAAGACAATGATACTTACGAAATTGGAGAAGATGGATGA
- the LOC122071788 gene encoding potassium transporter 4-like: METETSASTSTWTHHRSRQFWWSRLFKNRNLTLACQSLGVVYGDLSVSPLYVYSSTFKWKLQNHQNEDAVFGVFSLIFWTFTLIPLIKYVLILLTADDNGEGGTFALYSLLCRHTNLSLIPNRQAEDEELSAYNYGPPTTNTTASSLLKGVLEKHEKLRIALLLVVLFGACMVIGDGVFTPAISVLSASSGLQYNGGKLNNEEVLFLACVILVCLFALQHYGTHKVAFLFAPIVIIWLVSIFIIGLYNTLYWNPMVFAALSPTYIVKFFRQTGKEGWISLGGILLSITGSEAMFADLGHFTASSIRLAFVFTIYPCLVVQYMGQAAFLSKNLSSLTQSFYPSIPDRIYWPMFVIATLAAIVGSQAVITATFSIIKQCHALGCFPRIKIIHTSRHIYGQIYIPEINWILMILCLAITIGFKDTTLIGNAYGIACMSVMFITTFLMALVIIFVWKRSIILAAAFLLFFWFIEGIYLSSAFIKVSQGGWVPLVLSTIFMAIMYVWHYGTRQKYEFELHNKVSMNWLLNLSGCLGLARVPGIGLVYSDLATGVPAIFTHFITNFPTFHEVLIFVCVKSVPVPYVSTEERFLVGRICPTPYKMYRCIVRYGYKDIQQDNGDSFENQIIQSIAEFIRMEEQFSSTSEISESSHLDERVAIISTRATPLSLTWIDTDLEVDTIQSSTTSVLNTSSSIRLAYEEENPSIRRRQVRLQLESNPSMSPSMREELMDLIQAKAAGITYIMGHSYVKAHKSSSFLKKLAIDMGYSVLRQNCRDSTWALDIPHIGLIQVGMIYYV, from the exons ATGGAAACTGAAActtcagcttcaacttcaacttgGACTCATCATAGAAGTCGTCAg TTCTGGTGGAGTCGTCTCTTCAAGAATAGGAACTTGACATTAGCATGCCAAAGCCTTGGTGTGGTTTATGGAGACTTAAGTGTTTCACCTCTCTATGTTTACTCAAGCACTTTTAAATGGAAGTTACAGAATCATCAAAATGAAGATGCAGTATTTGGTGtattttccttgattttttggACCTTTACATTGATCCCCTTGATCAAATATGTATTAATACTATTGACTGCAGATGACAATGGCGAAG GTGGAACGTTTGCTCTTTATTCCTTGCTTTGTAGGCATACAAATCTTAGTTTAATTCCAAATCGGCAAGCAGAGGATGAGGAACTCTCTGCATACAATTATGGGCCTCCAACAACAAACACTACAGCCTCCTCACTACTGAAGGGAGTCCTTGAAAAGCATGAAAAGCTACGCATAGCCCTCCTTCTTGTGGTCTTATTTGGTGCTTGCATGGTCATTGGTGATGGTGTCTTCACCCCAGCAATATCAG TACTTTCCGCCTCATCAGGGTTGCAATATAATGGAGGGAAATTAAATAATG AAGAAGTGCTGTTCCTTGCTTGTGTCATATTGGTGTGCTTATTTGCTTTACAACATTATGGAACCCATAAGGTTGCTTTCCTTTTCGCACCCATTGTCATTATCTGGTTGGTATCGATCTTCATCATTGGCCTATACAACACATTATATTGGAACCCTATGGTTTTCGCTGCACTATCTCCAACTTATATTGTCAAGTTCTTTAGACAAACTGGCAAAGAAGGTTGGATTTCTCTTGGAGGCATTCTTCTTTCAATAACAG GTTCAGAGGCCATGTTTGCAGATTTAGGACACTTCACTGCCTCATCAATAAGG CTTGCCTTTGTATTCACTATATACCCATGTTTAGTAGTACAGTACATGGGGCAGGCGgcctttctttccaaaaatcTATCTTCTTTAACTCAGAGTTTCTATCCATCCATACCAG ATAGAATATACTGGCCCATGTTCGTGATTGCAACGCTTGCAGCCATTGTTGGGAGTCAGGCAGTCATCACAGCTACCTTCTCCATTATCAAACAATGCCATGCTCTTGGATGCTTTCCACGGATCAAGATTATTCATACGTCAAGACATATATATGGTCAAATCTATATCCCAGAAATAAATTGGATTCTCATGATCCTTTGTCTTGCTATAACCATTGGATTCAAGGACACAACTTTGATTGGAAATGCTTATG GGATTGCTTGCATGTCAGTAATGTTCATTACAACATTTCTAATGGCATTGGTAATAATCTTCGTCTGGAAAAGAAGCATCATATTAGCTGCagcttttctcctcttcttctggtTCATCGAAGGGATCTACTTATCATCAGCATTCATTAAAGTGTCCCAAGGAGGATGGGTTCCTCTTGTGCTCTCAACCATCTTCATGGCCATCATGTATGTCTGGCACTATGGAACTCGCCAAAAGTATGAATTTGAGCTACACAACAAGGTCTCAATGAATTGGTTACTGAATCTTAGCGGTTGCCTTGGGCTTGCTCGAGTACCTGGAATTGGTCTTGTCTATTCTGATTTGGCCACTGGTGTCCCTGCCATTTTCACTCACTTCATCACCAATTTCCCAACATTTCATGAGGTACTGATATTTGTTTGTGTGAAATCAGTGCCTGTCCCCTATGTCTCAACTGAGGAACGCTTCCTTGTTGGTAGGATCTGCCCAACACCATACAAGATGTATCGATGCATTGTAAGGTATGGGTACAAGGACATTCAACAGGATAATGGTGACAGTTTTGAGAACCAAATCATCCAAAGTATTGCAGAGTTCATACGGATGGAAGAGCAGTTCTCATCAACCTCTGAGATTTCTGAAAGTTCACATCTTGATGAGAGAGTGGCCATCATAAGCACTAGAGCTACCCCATTAAGCTTGACCTGGATAGATACTGATCTGGAAGTGGATACAATCCAAAGTAGTACTACATCAGTACTAAACACCTCCTCAAGCATCAGATTGGCATACGAGGAGGAAAACCCATCAATCAGGAGGCGTCAAGTCCGGTTACAATTGGAATCCAATCCAAGCATGAGTCCTTCAATGAGGGAAGAACTGATGGATTTGATCCAAGCAAAAGCAGCAGGGATTACATATATAATGGGCCACTCATATGTAAAGGCCCATAAGTCATCTTCATTTCTGAAGAAATTAGCGATTGATATGGGATATTCAGTTCTTCGGCAGAACTGTAGAGACTCCACTTGGGCACTTGACATTCCTCACATAGGTCTCATTCAAGTTGGCATGATCTACTATGTGTAG
- the LOC122071776 gene encoding multifunctional methyltransferase subunit TRM112 homolog A-like: MRLLTHNMLSSNIKGVTNGFPLRLEVEKSVLKEVEFNPDFLRNMFPKIEWKALVDAARSMGYAELPEEAPESSMLESEEFLMKFHHALLELHLDEGALICPETGRRFPVNKGIPNMLLHEDEV, from the coding sequence atgaggctATTGACGCATAACATGCTTTCCAGCAACATCAAGGGCGTGACGAATGGGTTCCCACTGCGTCTCGAAGTGGAGAAATCAGTATTAAAAGAGGTCGAATTCAACCCAGATTTCCTAAGAAACATGTTCCCGAAGATCGAATGGAAAGCCCTTGTAGATGCCGCTCGATCGATGGGCTATGCAGAACTTCCAGAAGAGGCACCCGAATCATCGATGCTCGAGTCGGAAGAGTTTCTCATGAAGTTTCACCATGCCCTACTCGAGCTCCACCTTGACGAAGGTGCCCTTATCTGTCCTGAGACCGGTCGGCGTTTCCCTGTCAACAAGGGTATCCCAAACATGCTCCTCCATGAAGACGAGGTCTGA